TCGATAAGAATAATGAACAATATGGCTATTGCGATTATTGTTAAAGGTTTGGTCATATCAAACATCCAGAAATTTTTTCAAAGCGATATAGCTTCCGGTAAAACCAACTAATCCGCCGGCAAGAATGAAGCTTGCAATCTCAATATGATTTAAAAAGCAAATTTGCAGGACATCGACATTAAAATTTATCATACCAAACCATAAGATTAGAATAGACAATATGCTTCCCAGCAAACCAATCAGGGTTCCAAGCATAAGGTATGGAGCGTAAATAAATCCATTACCTGCGCCAACAAGCCGCATTATATAAAATGTATGCCGTTTTTCAGCTATCCTTACATGAATAGTATTGCCGACAATAAATCCGGTTGCTAAAATCACTAAAAGACCCAAGACTGCGCCAAGCATGGCTGTTGTATTGAAAATATATTTCACCTTTGATATTACCGATGGGACATAACCGATATCCTCAACTCCCGGAAGCTTGTTTAAGTAATCAACCAGTTCCTTGAATTTATCCTTATCATAAACCTCCGGCTCTAATGTTATCTCATACGATTCCGGCAGTGGATTGGTTTTTAATCCGGCGACCATTTCCTGACCGAATGTTTCCCGCAATCTGAAAAGCGCCATATCTTTGGAAATATAATTGATTTTAAGGACATATTTATTAGCAGCAAGCTGATTTTGTATTGCTTCTTTTGTAAGAGAATCAATCTCGCTTTCAAGGTATAATTCTAAGGTCGCTTCCGATCTGAATTTATCCAGCGCCAAACCTATATTCTTTGTGATAATTGCGAAGCTGCCGGCTACCAACATCGCTAAAAATACTGTCAGCACTGTTCCTATGAATGCCCAGAACTGATGTGATATCGCTCTGATGACCTCTCTTGTTGCCAGAAGAAAATAGGTCAAGGTTGCTCCTCTCTGATTTTCCCCTTATCTAAATACAGCTTGCGATAAGGCATTGAGGAAATCAGACTGAGGCTATGAGTAGCCATCAGAATGGAACATCCCTGGATATTGATTTTCTCCAACAATTCTAAGAGCGACTGGGAGTTGTCATAATCGAGATTACCGGTAGGCTCATCCGCTAAAAGCAGCAGCGGTTCATTAGCTAAGGCGCGGGCGGTTGCCACTCGCTGGCATTCGCCGCCTGAGAGCTGGTCGGGATAATTATTTTTGCGGTGTAAAAGCCCCACTAATCTTAGAAGGTCGCCGATTCTCTGGGAAATCTCTTTTCTGGATTTGCCTGCTACCTCCAAGGCTAAGGCGATATTTTCCTTAGCGGTCCTTTCGGGTATTAGCTTGAAATCCTGAAATATCACGCCCAATTGACGGCGCAATTGAGGTATCTGCTTTTTCTTTAATGTAGAATAATTGTTAGAGCCAAGTATAATCTCGCCGGAATCGGGTTTCTCCTCGAGGTATATCATCTGTATGAGAGTGCTTTTGCCAACACCAGATGGTCCCACTAAGAATGCCATCTCGCCTTTAGCAAGATTCAGCGACACATCCCGAAATATCGCCTCGCCCGGCGTGTATGATTTCCTGAGATTGCGAATAGTCAGCATAGGATTAATTTAGCTAAGATAGGAGAGCGGGTCAAGAAGTTACATCAGATGAAGCTCGTATTTTTAATATTGCCGGTTCGCTATATTTTGAGGATATATCTGTAAAAGCGAAGTACGTTGGCGCACGAGGACATACGCCAACCACCAGTCAGCTAGCGCACGAGGACATACGTCAGCCACATCATTGATTAGCGATTGAGGAACTTGTAATTATAAATTTGACTGCAAAATCTTGATATTAACCTTCCAAAGGCTACACTTCTTTTTCTGTCCAGGCAATAATCGAGGAAGGCAATGTATGAGCCAAATATATCAAACTGGCAAAAATCAAAATCAGCATTGAACTATGCTCTCCATCCAATAGCGCTATAAACAGCAGAATGATTAAACTGATTATAGTAAATATGCTATAAGAACGTCTCAGCGATTCATAGGTAACCTGAATCTGCCGCTCATCCAGATGGTCGATTTTGGAATGAACTAATTTCCATAGATGAGTTCTGATATGCAGAACGAAAAAACTTATCAGGACGACAGCAATTGAAACAACTATTCCAACAATAACCGGAACGCTCCAGCCATGATACTTGATGATACTGAAGAAGATGAGAAATAGTAATATACATAAATAATTAATGATAACTGCGGCTCTTCTATTTGACTTAGACATCTTTGGATTCATCTTATTCTCCTTTCTTATACTTTAAACTTAATAATTCCCGGCTCAAGGCCTCTAACGGCTCAGTCGAAAAAATAAATTCGACCGGAAGGTCAAAATATTCGCTTATTTTAAACGCCAAATCCAAACTCGGGTTATATTCCCCTCTCTCAAGATACCCTACGGTTTGAAAATTAACTCCTATTTTTTCAGCTAATTCTTTTCGTGAAACACCTCTTTCTTGGCGAAGCACCGATATCCTATTGTAAATTTTTCTTGTTTTCATACGTCTAATATAACATATTGTTGTATAAATACAATACATTTTTATAAATATAATACATTATTTTATGTTTCCGTCAGATTTTAATCCGGTTTTTACAGTATAGCGGTAAAATCAGGGACAAAATCCCAACTGCAAAATCCGGGTAAAATAAAAAGCGGAGGGATGTTCCCTCCGCTTAATTACTTAATATCGTGAAAATATCAACGCTTACTTAAAGAACTTTTGATTTTTCCACACACTTGATGTCTAAGGTTTCGAGTTCATCAAGAACAGGATTGTAGAGTTCGGGGATGACAGGTACCCATACGCCGGGTTTATCGAATTTACCGTCAAGTATCATGCGTGACCCAATTGCGGCGGGAAGGCTAACAGTACGCGACATTGAGCTATCGCCATGAGGAATACCATAATCAATTAAAGTTGAAGTGATTTCTTCTTTTTTGCCATTCGGATATTCGGCAATAAAATTGTGATATAAAATAATCATATCCCGTTCGCCGTCTTTGTAGGGCATCTTTTCGAGTTTGCGGGCTGTCAGTATATCTATAACACCACCCTTATCAATCGGCAATGGGTCATTGGAAAATAGTCCAAGCCATTCGAATCTATCGAGTATGAATGAGTCTGTGGGGATATTTAATTTTTCAGCAAATGCCGCTCGAAGGTCGCCGGATGGTTTTTTGCCCACAAGTTCCCAGCCCAAATCAGCATAGGTTTTGCCTGTCCAATCTTTTTCCGTATCATCAAGATAACCCATATCGGCGGTGGCTTTCAAAGTATCGCACCAGCCTTTGTAGCGAAAAGTGCCCCGAAACATCGTCGAGATACCTTGCAGGCCATAAATGTCGATATAACCAAGTGAATCGCGGTTGGGATAGGCTTCCAGCTCGCCAATACCGGGCACCTCAAGATGCCAGTAGTGGGAGAAAAGTTCTGGGCCCGGAACGAGGATTTCTTTGCCGTCTTTACGGTATTTAGCGTTGTTTCTGCCGGCCAGAAGAACGCCTTTCGGACTCCATGAAAACTTGTAGCCATAAGGATTAGTGTTGGCTTCGGGGGCGGGAAGTCCGCCGCAGTATGACATGAAACTGACAACCTTGCCGCCCTTTTTCTTGACATCATCAATGATGCGCATAGCGGACATATGGTCGATACCGGGATCGACGCCGCTTTCGTTTAGAATCACCACGCCGGCTTTTTTGGCGGGTTCATCAAGAGCTTTCATAGCCGGGCTGACATAAGAAGTAGTGGCCATGTTTGTGCCAAGTTCGATACACATCTCTGCTACCATCGTATGATAGGCGGCTGGCAGAAGGCTTACTACTAAATCAGATTCGCTTACCATCTTCTTTAATTCGTCTTTTTTATCGACAGTCCATTGTATGGCTTCGCCGTTGGGGTGATTGCCGACCAGTTTCTCGGCTTTGCTTACCGTGCGGCTGGCAACGCGCACACGAAAATCATACTTTAAAAGATACTGAACCAGGGGCTTTGTTACTAAACCCGCGCCAAGAACCAAAACGGATTTCATTTTGTCTCCTTAATTGTCATAAAAAATTAACTCTATAGAAATTTACTCAGATATTTATATTTAGAAGTTAGTTCTCCTTTGTGAAGGATAATTGCTCGCTTTATTTCATCGGGAATGTTCAAGTCTTCAAACGGAACGCTGTAATCTGCTTTAATCATTCGTTGAATGAAAGGGGAAAGCATTTTGCCGAAAAATTCGGAGGATTCCTTGGGTAATTCACAAGGCAGGTTATCCACTGCCATAATTACCGGTCCGAGTCCTTCCCAGCCATCAATAACTTTAG
The Candidatus Zixiibacteriota bacterium DNA segment above includes these coding regions:
- a CDS encoding permease-like cell division protein FtsX; the encoded protein is MTYFLLATREVIRAISHQFWAFIGTVLTVFLAMLVAGSFAIITKNIGLALDKFRSEATLELYLESEIDSLTKEAIQNQLAANKYVLKINYISKDMALFRLRETFGQEMVAGLKTNPLPESYEITLEPEVYDKDKFKELVDYLNKLPGVEDIGYVPSVISKVKYIFNTTAMLGAVLGLLVILATGFIVGNTIHVRIAEKRHTFYIMRLVGAGNGFIYAPYLMLGTLIGLLGSILSILILWFGMINFNVDVLQICFLNHIEIASFILAGGLVGFTGSYIALKKFLDV
- a CDS encoding ATP-binding cassette domain-containing protein, which gives rise to MLTIRNLRKSYTPGEAIFRDVSLNLAKGEMAFLVGPSGVGKSTLIQMIYLEEKPDSGEIILGSNNYSTLKKKQIPQLRRQLGVIFQDFKLIPERTAKENIALALEVAGKSRKEISQRIGDLLRLVGLLHRKNNYPDQLSGGECQRVATARALANEPLLLLADEPTGNLDYDNSQSLLELLEKINIQGCSILMATHSLSLISSMPYRKLYLDKGKIREEQP
- a CDS encoding helix-turn-helix transcriptional regulator, with amino-acid sequence MKTRKIYNRISVLRQERGVSRKELAEKIGVNFQTVGYLERGEYNPSLDLAFKISEYFDLPVEFIFSTEPLEALSRELLSLKYKKGE
- a CDS encoding saccharopine dehydrogenase NADP-binding domain-containing protein, coding for MKSVLVLGAGLVTKPLVQYLLKYDFRVRVASRTVSKAEKLVGNHPNGEAIQWTVDKKDELKKMVSESDLVVSLLPAAYHTMVAEMCIELGTNMATTSYVSPAMKALDEPAKKAGVVILNESGVDPGIDHMSAMRIIDDVKKKGGKVVSFMSYCGGLPAPEANTNPYGYKFSWSPKGVLLAGRNNAKYRKDGKEILVPGPELFSHYWHLEVPGIGELEAYPNRDSLGYIDIYGLQGISTMFRGTFRYKGWCDTLKATADMGYLDDTEKDWTGKTYADLGWELVGKKPSGDLRAAFAEKLNIPTDSFILDRFEWLGLFSNDPLPIDKGGVIDILTARKLEKMPYKDGERDMIILYHNFIAEYPNGKKEEITSTLIDYGIPHGDSSMSRTVSLPAAIGSRMILDGKFDKPGVWVPVIPELYNPVLDELETLDIKCVEKSKVL